The Clostridium beijerinckii genomic sequence CGTTGGAAGAAATACAATGTATGAAGTCTTATTAAAAGATAGGAACTTTCCGGCATTTAAAATCGGGACTAAATTTTATATTAATAAAGATAAGCTCCAAGAATGGGCAGATAAACAATGTAGATAAAAAGTGGGGGAATTGATGGATAAAGTTATTTTTAAAACTATAGAGAATAAAAATTTATTTCCAATGGTTCAATTGAACAACTATTCTAAAAGACCGATAGTAAAATGGGGCAATGAGGAAAATTGGATAAAAGATGCACAATCACTCGAAGATTTTCAAATTTCATCAAGTAAAAGTGTCACTGGATTTTCTATTCTAACAGGAAAGAATAGCAATATTATGGTTGTGGATTTAGATAGAAACCATGGCGAAAACTCAATTGACGGTATAGAAGTA encodes the following:
- a CDS encoding helix-turn-helix domain-containing protein, coding for MNKTEDKIVISPKEAMPILGVGRNTMYEVLLKDRNFPAFKIGTKFYINKDKLQEWADKQCR